TAACGGTACTGACATGACCTTTGATGGGGCGAACTGGATTTGGAGAAGAAATGGTTCCGGTTTTTCAGGAGTTCCAGCAGGGCACCAGTATTTTAGAAAAACATTTACTGTGAATACTGAAAAAGAGATTAGCAGCGTATATGTTGGTGTAACTGCTGATGATGAGTATTCTCTATATGTAAATGGAGAAAAAGTTGGTGAAAATGGTGGTACTGACTCCTGGAAAAATGGTAAGCTGTTTGAGATTGGTAAACAAATTAATAAAGATGGTAACAACGTAATTGCGATTGACGCATTTAACAGCACCAACGGCTATGCAGGGGCACTTTCTAAAGTAGAAGTATCTTATACCGATGGCACAAAAGATACTTTTGTAACGGATGACAGTTGGAAAGTAAGCGAGACCGAACCAGTAGAAGGATGGACTTCCGCTGACTTTGATGATAGCCAGTGGTTAGTTCCTGACCAGGTTGTAAAATATGGAGAAGCTCCTTGGGGAAAAGGCGTAGAACCAAGCCCTGAAGATGCTGCTTTTGCGGCAACGGTACTGCGTGAAGAATTTGCTACAGAAGAGGGCAAAGAAATCAAAAACGCTCGAGCTTATGTTGCTGGTCTAGGATTCTTTGAAATGAAGATCAATGGCCAATTGCCGGATGATTCTGTTATGAATCCAGCAAATACCCAATACACTCAAACCGTTTTGTATCGTACATTTGATGTAACTAATCTATTAAAGAAAGGTAATAACGCAATTGGAATTGAGTTAGGGAATAGCTTCTATAATGAAACTTGTTCTGTATGGAACTGGCAATCTGCTGCCTGGAGAGATGATCCAAAACTCCGTATGGAATTAGATATTGAATACACCGATGGCACCCATCAAACAATTACTACTGATAATGAGACCTGGAAAGCTACCAAAGATGGTCCAATTACAACAAATAGTATTTACTATGGTGAAACTTATGATGCCCGTAAAGAACTAACAGGTTATGATCAGGCAAACTATAATGAAGAGGGTTGGGCTCCAGCTCAGGAAATGAAAGCCCCAGCAGGTGCATTGACTGCTCAGGTAATGGAACCAATCCGTCGTACCAAGTCGATTACATTATCCCAGGATCAAGTGAAAAAACTGGATAATGGCTCCTATGTTTTATATGTTCCTGAAATGCTGGCTGGTTGGATTAAACTGAACATGCATAATGCAGAACCCGGCCAGAAAGTAACCATTACTTATGGTGAAAAATTGAACAGCGATGGTACTGTTCAAAAATTAGGTGGTAAAGATGGTGTTAACTCTGGTTGGTGGCCAAAAGCTTACAACCAACAGGATAACTACATCTGTAAAGGTGGAGAAACTGAAACCTTTGAACCTAAATTCAGCTATAAGGGCTATCAATACGTTCAGATTGATAACTATCCAGGAGAACTAAAAGCAGAAGATATTGTTTGCTATCGTACTAGCAATGATATGGAAATCACAGGTCATTTTGAAAGTTCTAATGAACTGATTAACCATCTGCATGATATGATGATGACAACCATGTCGAACAATATGCAGGGCAAACCAACTGATACTCCAGTATGGGAGAAAAATGGTTGGCTTGGTGATGCTAACGTTGCTTTACAAACAATGTCCTATAACTATGGCTATGAAAATATGTTAACCCAATTTATTGAAACCATGGAAGACTGCCAGGATGAACTGGGCAATGTTCCAAACATGGTTCCAACACAGGGATGGGGAAATGACAATACTGTTGTATGGAATTCCATCTTTGTGTTTGGTGTAGACCAAATGTGGGATACTTATGGTATTGAAAGCTACATTGAAGAACAATATCCAGCAATGAGAGAATTGGCGCTAAAAGATATTGAATATAGCAAGAGCAATGGATGGACATGGAGTGATGGGCAGCTGGCTGACTGGGTATCCCCAATGGGTCAAGGCGATGAAAACTCTGGCTTACAATATAGTGAGAGTCCAAACGAAGGTAGTGGTATCGCTGGTACCGGTTTTGCTTACCGCCTATTAAGTGTTATGGCTGACTTGGCAGATAAACTAAATAAACCGGAAGATGCTGCTGAATACCGTGAAGCAATGGCTAATATTTATGAAGCATTCAACGCTAAATTCTATCGTCCAGAACAGCAAATTTATGAGACAACAACTTGGAGCAATATTGGTCCACACAGAAGCAAATACCGTCAAACTTCTAACTTGGTTCCTCTGGCATTTGGTTTGGTTCCAGAAGAATACAAAGAAGGTGTATTGCTCAATCTGGTAAAAGATATTAGAGATAAAAATTATCACTTGGATACCGGTTGTGTTGGTACAGAACTGATTTTGCCAGTCTTAAGCGAAAACGGCTATGCTGATGTAGCTTACAAGATTTTAGAACAAACTTCTTATCCAAGCTGGGGTTATATGGCAAACCATAAAGGCGGAACTTCCCTGTGGGAAATGTGGGAAGATACTTCCCGTTCTTTGGGCCACTATTTCTTAGGTACCTATGACGAATGGCTGTTTAAAGGCATTGGTGGTATCAAAGATATGAAAGATGGCTACAAGACCTTTACTATTGAACCAATGGTAGGCGGTACACAAGATTACGCAAATGTTTCTGTTGATACTGTTCGTGGTACTATCACTAGTAATTGGACTTGGGATGGCAACAATGCTACCTTTGATATCACAGTTCCAGTAGGTTCTACAGCAACTGTTATTTTACCATCTGATTCTGTTGATAAAGTAGCAGTAGGCAAAGGTGTAGAAGGTATTTTGAATTCTGAAGCAAAAGACGGTAAAACTTATTTGACAGTAACTTCAGGCTCCTATCAGTTCTCTACTTCTGTAGTGAAAGATGAAAATGCTGTTGATACTTTGGATTTGAAGATTGCAATCAACCAGGCAAATGGATTAGACCAAATTGATTATGATGCAGATGCTTGGGCAACATTCAGAGCTGTTATTGATGAAGCAGAAGCTTTAGTAAACGACTCAACAGCAGATCAAACTGCAATTGATACTATGACTGAAAAAGTTTTAGCTGCGATTGAAGAAGTAAAAACACATATTAATCAAAGCAGACAAGCTTTGAAAGAATTGGTAGCAAATGCAGAAAGTCCAAACCCAGTTGCTCACCCACAAGAATATATTGATGCATTCAATAACGCTTTGGCAGCAGCAGAAGAAGCTTGTGGTGATATTAATAAAACCAATGAAGAGTTGGATCAATTAAAAGCGAATTTGGAAAAAGCAATTGCTGACTTAGATGCCAATAAATATGAAAACTATGCTCAGAATGGAGCAGTAGATGCTCGTTCTACTTATGAAAGCCCAGATTGGGGTTGGGGTAAAGCCTTCTTAGTAGATGGCGACCGTAAAAATCTGACTGAAAAAGGCGAATATACTGGTTACTCCAGTGATGTTGGTGAAGTTCGTACCAAAGACCATGAGGAATGGGTAAGCGTAGATTTAGGCGAAGTACAAAAAATCAACTCTGTTGTATTCTACGCTCCAACACAATCCCCATCCACTCCTGGAACTTGCTATGGTTTCCCAAAAACATTTGATATCCAGGTATCCACCAATGGACAAGACTGGACAACTGTAGCATCTGAAAAAGATTATCCAGTTCCAAGTTATGGTCCAATCGTATTCAGTTTTGATGAAGTTGACGCAAAATATGTAAAACTGTACGCATATAACTTGAATCCAAAAGTAACAGACTTTGGTTATTACTACCTGCAATTATCCGAAATGGAAGTTTACAACTCTCCAAATGTAGAAACTCCAAAACCACCAGTAGAATCCAATAAAGATATCCTGAATAAAGTAATCGCATATGCGGAAAATGCAGCAAACAGTGAAGAATTTAACAATGTGATTAAAGATGTACAGGAATCTTTCAATGAAGCATTGGCAGCAGCACAGAAAGTAGCAGAAAACAATGCGGCAACCCAGGAAGAAGTAGATGCAGCATGGAAAGCATTGATGACAGAAATCCATAAATTAGGCTTTGTAAAAGGCGATATTACTTCTTTGGAACAGTTGGTAGCTACAGCAAAAGAATTTGATTTAAGCAAATATGTAGAAGCTGGCCAAGCAGAATTTAAAGAAGCATTGGCAGCGGCAGAAGCATTGATTGCGGATAAAGATAACGCAATGCAAGCAGAAATCGAAACAGCAGAAACTAATCTGTTGAACGCAATGTTAAACCTGAGATACAAAGCGGATAAATCTATCCTGGAAGAAGTTGTGGCAAAAGCAAATGATGTAGATGCAAACGCATATACAGCAGAAAGCTATGCAGTATTGTCAGCAGCAGTTGCAGAAGCAAATGATGTATTGGCAAATGAAAATGCAACTCAGGAAGAAGTAGATACAGCAGTAGCAAACGTACAGGCTGCAATGAGCGGACTGGTAGCAGTGGATAACAACACAGCAGAAGATAATACTGTTGATAATACAACCCAAACAGGTCAAGAAAGTACAACAACGAAAGCAAACGCAGCAAAAACAGGCGATGTTGCTCCAATTGCTGGTTTGGCTCTGTTAAGTATCGCAGGTGCATCTGTAATTGCACTGCGCAAAAAACACAACAAATAAATTTGATATTTCTTAATTTGAAAATCGAATTTTAAAACCAAAAGGCTCAGTAATTTACTGGGCCTTTTTTCTATATTTTTTATAATCGGGTATAGCATTGGATAACTACACATTTTATTTTTACAACACTAGTTGTTTTATTATATATAGAAAATGATATAAGTGAAACTAGCAGCAAATTATTTGTAAATATTTAATTGTTTGGAAGAAAGGTATATATAAATAAATCAACAAGGAGTATTTGTTTTTTTGATTGTCAAATTTTAGCCTTTTGTATATATAAAAATAAATTCCTAACCTTTGGCCAAATCTTACCCTAGGTTTATACTTATTATGGTGCGAAATGCTGAAAAACTTTTTTGCTATTGACAGAAGATAAAATAGTGTTACAATATATATTGTAATAATTTTATAAAACAACTACATATTGTGGTGTTGTAAATCTGTATACAGAGTATAACGGGGAATTCAGGTGAAATTCCTGAACGGTGCCGCCGCTGTGATAGGGTTAAATATAGCATTTGCCACTGGTTTTCTGGGAAGGCGTTATATTTGTATGAAACCTTAAGTCAGAATATCCGTCTGTATCATCCAGTTGCTACGGGTCATGGCAACAGGTATGCTGGTATGAAATATTTTCTGTAGGCATGCCTTTTTCAGGGTATGCTTTTTTTGTGCCATTTATTGGCGACCCGATTGGGCAATCAAGCGCCAATACAATGCAATATAGGGTACAATTAAAAAATACAAAGTAGGAGGGTTAAACTCATGAACACGCAAGTAATTAAACGGGATGGCAGAGTTGTTGCGTTTGACAAACAAAAAATTTATAATGCAATTATGAAAGCTATGAGCTATGGGAGCGGTATTATTGATGAGGATTCCGCTGCTATTATTGCAGATGAAATTGAACTGCAAGCAGCAAATAGGATTGATGATATTACGATTCGGGAAATTGAAAATGCCGTTTATAGCAAGTTGATTCAAAAAGGGCAGGAATTAACTGCGAAAAGCTACGAAGGTTACCGTGCAATCCAGGAATATAAGCGTTCTATTAACACGACAGACGACGAAATTTTAGGTTTATTAAAAGGCACAAACTATCTGGTAGCAATGGACAATTCCAACAAAAATCCTGTACTGAATTCTACTTTGCGTGATTTGATTGCCGGTGAGGTTTCCAAAGATATTACACAAAGGATTTTGTTGCCAACTAAAATTGTACAGGCGCATCAAAACGGTATTTTACACTACCATGATCTGGATTATTCCATGAGCCCAATGTTTAACTGCTGTTTAATTAATATTGAGGATATGTTGGATAATGGAACTGTTATCAACGATGCTATGATTGAGTCTCCAACCTGTTTTCAAACTGCTTGTACTGTTATGACGCAGATTATGGCACAGGTTGCATCCTGTCAATATGGTGGGCAATCGGTAAATATCAAACATTTAGGAAAATATCTTCGCCGTACTCATGATAAAGCATACCGCCATTTTAAAGAAAAAGGCTATGATGAAGCTTTGTGTAAAGAGCTGGCGGAAGATAAAATGATGGATGAGTTAAAATCTGGGGTGCAAACTATCCAATATCAAATTAATACATTACAAACATCCAATGGTCAGGCACCATTTGTAACGATATTCATGCATATTGAAGAAGGCTATGAATATGAACGGGAAGTTGCTTTGATTATTAAGGAAATTCTCCGTCAACGCCTTCTGGGAATAAAAAACCGTCAGGGAGTAGTTGTAACCCCAGCTTTTCCAAAGTTAGTTTATGTATTGGATGAAAACAACTGTTTACAAGGTGGAAAATATGACTATATTACCCGTGATTACGCGATTCCATGTAGTGCAAAACGGATGTATCCTGATTATATTTCCGCGAAACAAATGCGGCAGATTTATGATGGAAATGTATTCAGTTGCATGGGGTGCCGTTCTTTCCTATCTCCTTGGACGGACGAAAATGGTGATGTGAAATTTGAAGGGCGCTTTAACGCAGGTGTTGTTTCTTTAAACCTGCCTCAAATTGCTATCATTTCCCATGGAGATGAAAAGAAATTCTGGCGTTTATTGGATCGCCGTTTAGACCTTTGCTATGAAGCTTTATTATGTCGACATAAACTACTAAAGGGGACAAAAGCAGCGGTTTCTCCAATTCATTGGCAGGATGGTGCAATCGCTCGTTTGGATGCAGAAGATACCATTGACCCATTATTGGAAAATGGATACTGTACCATGTCACTAGGGTACATTGGTGTTTATGAAATGACGAAGCTGATGATTGGAGAAAGCCATACCAGTGAAAAAGGCCAGGAATTTGCGCTAAAAGTAATGCACCACTTAAAAGATACTGTGGACAGATGGAAGGCGGAAACAGGCATTGGTTTTGGGCTATACGGCACTCCTGCAGAAAATCTTTGCTACCGTTTTGCTAAAATTGATAAAGAAAAGTTTGGAAACATTAAGGATATTACTGACAAAGGTTACTATACCAATTCTTATCATGTAGATGTACGGGAACCAATTGATGCATTTTCTAAATTGGCGTTTGAGAGCCAGTTCCAGAAAATTAGTACAGGTGGCTGCATTTCTTATATTGAGATTCCAAATATGCAGGATAATTTAGAAGCACTGGAACAATTGGTAAAATTTATTTATGATAATATCCAGTATGCTGAATTTAATACTAAATCAGATTACTGCCATGTTTGTGGTTATGATGGGGAGATTAAAATCAATGATGATAACCAGTGGGAATGTCCAAACTGCGGAAATCGTGACCAGAACAAATTGACAGTAGTACGTCGTACTTGCGGTTATTTAGGACTTCATTTCTGGAATGAAGGAAAAACCAAAGAGATGAAACAAAGGGTACTACATTTATAATTCAAAAAAGGGGGAAGCTTAAAATTCGTTACGCACAGATACGGAAATATGATGTGGCAAACGGAGTTGGTATCCGTTCTACACTATTTGTAACAGGATGCCGCTTTCACTGTAAAGGGTGTTTTAATGAAGAATATCAGGATTTTTCTGCTGGTCAGCCTTGGAGTGAACAAGCAGAAGAAGAATTTTTGACCTATTTAAAAAACGAAAATATAGTTGGCGCCAGTATCTTAGGCGGGGAACCCCTCCAACAGGATGAGGATATGCTTCACCTTGTAAGAAGAATTAAACAGGAGACAGGAAAAACGATTTGGATGTGGACTGGGTACCGGTATGAAGATCTGAATCCTTTCCAAAAAGAAATTATCCAGTATGTGGATGTATTGGTGGACGGCCAATTTGTACTGGAATTGCGGAATTTAAAATTAAAGTTTCGTGGTTCAGAAAACCAACGGATTATTGATTTAAACCAGACTAGAAAACAGGGGAAACTAGTGTTGTGGGACTCTTCTTGTTGAACATACGATACTGGTAGGAATAAGATCTTACCGGTATTTTTCTATTAGATAATAAATGTAAAAATGTTTAGATAAAAGGGAGCATTTTTTATCTTTCCTATGTAACCCCATAGAAAGAAATTTTTGATTCATAAAACAGGTTTTATATTGTGAACATTTATATGTTTTTTATGTATCAAGCTTGTTTTTCTGGAAGTTCATTGCCAATTTTTTAATGTTCTTTTTTATAATTACTCACTTCACAACTCATAAGCCTGGGGATTGTTGTTCGAATCGATGCTATTCGATTGCTATTTGCAGCTTGTTATACTTGATATTTTAAAGGAAAGTTTTTATAGGATATCCCTACTGGTAGAAATGATGCGTTCTACAACAAAAAAACAGCCCATTCTTTGGGCTGTTTCAAATGGAGGAATCCCAGCATTATGCTGTTTTTCCGGAGGAGGATGATTCAGAAGAATCGCCATTCATATGTTTTTGATATTCCTGTAATATAGTTGTTTCCAAGATAGAACGGAATTCTGGTGAAATTGGGTGTACAATATCCCGGAATACCGTTCCATCCTTTTTACTAGGCATGGCAATAAACAACCGTTCTGGACCTTGTATCACCTTAATTTCATGAATTGCCAACAATTGGTCGATGGTAACGGATACGATCGCTTTTAATCTGCCTTCTGTAAAGGTTCTTCTAATTTTTACGTCTGTTATGGTCATTTGTATTTCCTCCTGTCTTATCAAAAGGGTGTTTTGTAACAGTAGTATGGGCAGAAGTAGAAAATTTAACCATGTTTTCCCGTTTTTCTAAAAAATATTTAAAAAAAACAAAAAGTTTCGGCTTTATAGGTTTATTTTTTTGTCCATTTGCAATATAATATAAAATATGTGTTATAATAGAAATCTATTTTTATAGTTATCATAATTGGTAGAATGGTATTCATAATAGGGAGTGAAGCACAATGGCTGAAAAATCCAATTTATTGCAAGGAAAAAAACATATACATTTTATTGGGATTGGTGGTTCTGGAATGTTCCCTTTGGCGCAGATTTTGCACAAAGAGGGCTACTATTTAACAGGGTCGGACAACAACGAATCCGACATTTTAAAGATGGTTCGCGCCTTAGGTATTCCAGTTACCATGGGACAGAAAGCGGAAAATATTGAAGGCGCAGATTTAATTGTTCATACAGCTGCTATTATGGAGGATAATCCGGAACTGATTGCCGCAAAGGCCAGTGGTGTTCCTACCATTGAGCGCAGTGTATTATTGGGGATCATTACGGAGCGTTATTCAGATTGTATTTGTGTCAGCGGTACCCACGGGAAAACCACTACAACCGCTATGCTGACTCAAATTTTATTAGATGCTGACATGGACCCTTCCGCAGTGATTGGAGGAAAATTGAAATCCATTAATAGCTACGGGCGTTCTGGTGATTCTGAGATTATGACCTGTGAAGCTTGCGAATTCGTAGACACTTTCTTGCATCTTTCTCCAGATATTGCAGTGGTACTTAATATTGACTGCGACCATATGGATTATTTTAAAACCATGGATAATTTAAAATTATCTTTTGAAAAGTTCTGCAATAAGGCGTCCAAGGCAATTATTTATAATGGGGATAATGAAAATACAGTTGAAGTAGCAAACCGCATCCAGGGAAAAAAGAAAATTTCTTATGGGATTATGGATACCAATGAATATTATCCAAAAAATATTACCCATATTGATGGGCTTCATACTAGGTATGATTTATACCATCAAGGGGAGTTTTTAACTACACTGGACATCCATGTACCAGGAGACCATAATATTGGAAATTCCGTGGCCGCATGTGCTGCTGCTTTGGAAGCAGGTACCCCAGTAGAAAAACTGGCAAAAGGATTGGATGCCTTTAAAGGTGCTGGCAGACGGTTTGAATTATTGGGTAAAGTAAACGGCGTTACCATTGTCGATGATTATGCCCACCATCCTGCCGAGATTGCCGCAACCCTTAAGGCGGCGAAATCTTTAAAATTTAACCAGGTATGGGCGGTACATCAACCATTTACCTATTCCAGAACCAAAATGTTATTGGATGATTTTGCGGAAGCCTTATCGATTGCGGATCACACTGTTTTAACCGAGATTATGGGTTCCCGTGAAAAAAATACCTACCATATTTACGCAAAGGATTTGGCGGATAAAATTGATGGCTGCGTTTGGTTCCCAACCCAGCAGGAAGTGGCGGATTATGTATTACAGCATGCCAAAGCGGGTGATTTGGTGATTACGTTAGGATGCGGCGATATTTATAAAGCTGCGAAAATTATGTTAAATGGACATTACGAATAATTTTTGAACAGCTTACAGGTGAATTGTTGAAAAGGTTGACGTCATTTTTAGGGTGATGTTGGCCTTTTTTCTTGTTTGATTGTATCTATAAAATATGGTATGATAAAAGCAAATGGAGGGATGATAAATGGCAAATATGATTATTATCGGAAAAGGGCCAGCTGGAATTTCAGCTTCGTTATATATTTTGCGTGCGGGGATTGAAACTACCATTATTGCGAAGGATGGCGGCGCATTGGAAAAAGCGGAATCCATTGATAATTTCTATGGCTTTCCACAGCCTATTTCTGGGAAGCAATTGATTCAGAACGGAGTGGAACATGCTAAACGCTTGGGAGCGCATTTTGTGGAAGATGAAGTAGTGGGGCTTTCGTTTGATGGCAAATTTGTAGTACAAACTGCAAATGGGGAATACAAAGCGGATAGTGTTTTGTTATCCACTGGTTCTCAAAGGGTACGGCCTAAAATCAAAGGCTTAACAGAGTTTGAAGGAATGGGCGTCAGCTATTGTGCCATATGTGATGCTTTTTTCTACCGTGGACAGCATGTGGCTGTTTTAGGGGATGGGGAGTATGCCCTTCACGAAGTAAAAGAACTGCTTCCTATTGTGGGTTCTGTTACTTTACTGACCAATGGAAGCCAACCTAAAGTTGTGTTCCCAGAGGAAGTGCAGATCAATCAGGCAAAAATCAGCGAGTTAATCGGTAATGAAGCTTTAGAACAGGTATTGTTGGAGGATGGAACAGCCTTGACAATATCCGGATTTTTTGTTGCACAAGGGGTGGCAGGAAGCAGTGACCTGGCGCGGAAAATTGGTGCCATGACCGAAGGCAATAAGATTATCGTTAATGAGAATATGGAAACCAATATACCCGGACTGTATGCCGCAGGGGATTGCGTTGGTGGATTATTACAAGTTTCCAAAGCGGTTAGTGATGGCGCATTAGCAGGTACTGCTGCCATCCGTTACTTAAGAGATTTAGGAAAATAAAGGAAATATACCGGTACTGTTTTCTCAATAGCAGTACCGTTTTTTTATAATTTTAATGGCAATAACACTAGTAAAACCAGATAAATCTTCTTGTTAAGCATGAGATTTTCCAAAAGGAAACTCCAACTATTTTGATTTATTAGAAATTATGCTTAGATCTACAATAAAAAGAGGAGTTAAGTGTACAATACTGTGATAGAATTTGTACTAATAGGCATCATTAGTTTTGTATTTTCGTAAATGGATACAACAGAAATAGTGCTGTTTCTGTATAGTTTTATAGCTTTATAAAAAATTATTCTTGACAAGAACATATGTTCTTTTATATAATAAGATTAGAACAAGGGGGGATATTGTGGATCTGTTTGATAAATTAAAAGTATTGGCTGCTTCCGCCAAATATGATGTATCCTGCGCTTCCAGCGGGGTGGACCGTGATTCGCCAAAGGATGGAATCGGGAGCGCTGTTTCCTGTGGCATCTGCCATACGTTTGCCTCGGATGGACGCTGTGTTTCTTTATTAAAAGTATTGATGAGTAACGCTTGTATTTACGATTGTAAATATTGCATTAACCGCCGTTCTAACCAGATCAAGCGGGCTACATTTACCCCCCGCGAACTGGCAGATTTAACAATACAATTCTATCGCCGAAACTATATTGAAGGGCTGTTTTTGAGCTCAGGGGTATTTAAAAATCCAGACTATACCTGCGAACAAATGATTCAATGTGTGGAGATACTGCGGAATGAATATCGATTTTATGGATATATTCATGCTAAAGCAATTCCTGGGGCGGATGGAAAACTGATTGAACAACTGGGCTTGCTGGTGGATAGAATGAGTGTGAATATTGAGATGCCAACTCAACAAAGTTTGGAAAAACTAGCGCCGGATAAAAGCAAAGTATCCATTTTAAAACCTATGTCCTTAATTCATAAACGGATTCAGCAGAATGCCACTGATTTGGTTCAATACCGTCATGCTCCCAAATTTGCACCAGCTGGACAAAGTACTCAGATGATCATTGGCGCTACACCGGAAAGCGATTTCCAAATTTTAAATTTGACCGAAGGACTTTATCGGAATTATGGGTTAAAACGGGTGTATTTTTCCGCTTATCTTCCTGTGGTACAGGATTCTTTGTTACCAGCGTTGGATACCAAACCGCCTTTACTGCGGGAGCATCGATTGTATCAAGCTGATTGGTTATTGCGTTTTTATGGTTTTAAAGCAAGTGAGCTATTGGACGAGCAACACCAAAGCTTTAACCCATTAGTAGACCCCAAATGCAATTGGGCATTAAACCATTTGGACTTATTCCCCATAGATGTGAACCGGGCGGATTATAACAGTTTATTACGTGTCCCCGGTATTGGTGTGACAAGTGCCAAACGGATTGTTGTTGCACGACGTATGGGACCTTTAAATTTTGCGGGATTAAAAAAATTAGGAGTGGTATTAAAACGTGCTCAATATTTTATTACCTGTAGTGGAAAAAAGAATGAAGGATTACGGATTACTCAGGATGGAATGATACGCAGTTTAATCTCAGAACAGGGATTAAATTATCTTTCCAAAGAATGTGACGTACAGCAATACGAACAGTTGAGTTTGTTCCGAAATAACCGACTTACCATAGAGGAGTTGCAAAAATGTTTCCCAACCACAACATAATTTATCAATATGATGGCAGTTTTGAGGGACTATTGTGCTGTATCTTTGAAAGTTTTCAGCGGAAAGAAACCCCAGTTGACATAGTGGTGGAAGAAAATTTTCAAATGTCCTTAACGCCTTCCAGATGGATTACGACTGATTTGGAAAAAGCAAAACGGGTGGCCAAAGGGATACAAAAAAATTTTACAAGGAAATGCCAAACGTTTTTCCATATGAGTTTTTTAACCTGCCATCCAAAAAAGGAATGGCTGATGCTGTGCTATGTGCAAATGGGATTCCAGTATCGGGAAAAAGTGTTGTCTTTGCTAACTCATCCTGTTGTAGGAGAGTTGCATAAGGCGGTGAAATATTTAAAAAATGAAAGCCATTTTATGAAAGAGTTTATCCGTTTTTCAGATTATGATGGCATGCTAGTAAGCAAGGTACATCCCAATAATATTGTTTTGCCAATGATCCAGCGGCATTTTTGTAACCGTTACCCAAACGAGTCTTTTTTGATTTTTGATGAGTCCCACCATATGGCATTGGTGCATAAACCAAATCGGACCAATATTTTCCCTTTGGACTCCTTGAAATTATTTTCTACAGCTTCTGAGGAAAAACAATATCAGAAACTATGGAAACAATACTATAATACGATTGGAATCGAAGAACGGTATAATCCAGTTTGCCGCCGTAATCATATGCCAAAACGTTATTGGAAATATATGGCGGAATTTCAAATCATTTTGGATAGTCAGAATGGTGATTGACTTATCTGGAGATTTTTGTTATACTATTAAATAATGTTTGTTTATCAAACAATCAATGCTGGTATAGCTCAGTCGGTAGAGCAGCTCATTCGTAATGAGCAGGTCATGGGTTCGAGTC
This is a stretch of genomic DNA from Clostridium facile. It encodes these proteins:
- a CDS encoding family 78 glycoside hydrolase catalytic domain; the encoded protein is MKKSRRLLAVLLAAAITATTLTPLNAFAATNGEMDIDSLQVSSLNQPLGIDKTPTFSWQLGSNEYGKGQSAYRIIVASTEENAKAHKGDVWDSEQIQSEDNYDVLYAGPALASKTKYYWAVEVWDEDKNSIGWSDVSTFETGILNQDEWKGEWIGINGTDMTFDGANWIWRRNGSGFSGVPAGHQYFRKTFTVNTEKEISSVYVGVTADDEYSLYVNGEKVGENGGTDSWKNGKLFEIGKQINKDGNNVIAIDAFNSTNGYAGALSKVEVSYTDGTKDTFVTDDSWKVSETEPVEGWTSADFDDSQWLVPDQVVKYGEAPWGKGVEPSPEDAAFAATVLREEFATEEGKEIKNARAYVAGLGFFEMKINGQLPDDSVMNPANTQYTQTVLYRTFDVTNLLKKGNNAIGIELGNSFYNETCSVWNWQSAAWRDDPKLRMELDIEYTDGTHQTITTDNETWKATKDGPITTNSIYYGETYDARKELTGYDQANYNEEGWAPAQEMKAPAGALTAQVMEPIRRTKSITLSQDQVKKLDNGSYVLYVPEMLAGWIKLNMHNAEPGQKVTITYGEKLNSDGTVQKLGGKDGVNSGWWPKAYNQQDNYICKGGETETFEPKFSYKGYQYVQIDNYPGELKAEDIVCYRTSNDMEITGHFESSNELINHLHDMMMTTMSNNMQGKPTDTPVWEKNGWLGDANVALQTMSYNYGYENMLTQFIETMEDCQDELGNVPNMVPTQGWGNDNTVVWNSIFVFGVDQMWDTYGIESYIEEQYPAMRELALKDIEYSKSNGWTWSDGQLADWVSPMGQGDENSGLQYSESPNEGSGIAGTGFAYRLLSVMADLADKLNKPEDAAEYREAMANIYEAFNAKFYRPEQQIYETTTWSNIGPHRSKYRQTSNLVPLAFGLVPEEYKEGVLLNLVKDIRDKNYHLDTGCVGTELILPVLSENGYADVAYKILEQTSYPSWGYMANHKGGTSLWEMWEDTSRSLGHYFLGTYDEWLFKGIGGIKDMKDGYKTFTIEPMVGGTQDYANVSVDTVRGTITSNWTWDGNNATFDITVPVGSTATVILPSDSVDKVAVGKGVEGILNSEAKDGKTYLTVTSGSYQFSTSVVKDENAVDTLDLKIAINQANGLDQIDYDADAWATFRAVIDEAEALVNDSTADQTAIDTMTEKVLAAIEEVKTHINQSRQALKELVANAESPNPVAHPQEYIDAFNNALAAAEEACGDINKTNEELDQLKANLEKAIADLDANKYENYAQNGAVDARSTYESPDWGWGKAFLVDGDRKNLTEKGEYTGYSSDVGEVRTKDHEEWVSVDLGEVQKINSVVFYAPTQSPSTPGTCYGFPKTFDIQVSTNGQDWTTVASEKDYPVPSYGPIVFSFDEVDAKYVKLYAYNLNPKVTDFGYYYLQLSEMEVYNSPNVETPKPPVESNKDILNKVIAYAENAANSEEFNNVIKDVQESFNEALAAAQKVAENNAATQEEVDAAWKALMTEIHKLGFVKGDITSLEQLVATAKEFDLSKYVEAGQAEFKEALAAAEALIADKDNAMQAEIETAETNLLNAMLNLRYKADKSILEEVVAKANDVDANAYTAESYAVLSAAVAEANDVLANENATQEEVDTAVANVQAAMSGLVAVDNNTAEDNTVDNTTQTGQESTTTKANAAKTGDVAPIAGLALLSIAGASVIALRKKHNK